A window of Exiguobacterium sp. Helios genomic DNA:
ACAGCTGAATTAAATTATGATCCATGATACTTCCTCGATTCTTTATTGTAAGCAAGAAATCGACCCGTCCGAGGGATGGGTCGATTTCGATCACTATTACGGATACAATCGGTTCAGCAGACGCGGGAATGGAATCGTCTCGCGGACGTGTTCGACTCCTGTGATCCAGGCGACAGTCCGTTCAAGTCCAAGACCAAAACCACTGTGCGGTACTGATCCATATTTACGTGTTTCCAAGTACCATTTGTAAGCACCGGTTTCATCCAGGTCATGTTCCTTCATACCGGCAAGCAACTTCTCATAGTCTTCTTCCCGTTGTGAACCACCAACGATTTCTCCATAGCCTTCCGGCGCAATCAAATCGTCACATAATACGAAGCCCGGGTTTTCCGGATCTTCTTTCATGTAGAATGGTTTGATGGCTTTCGGCCAGTGTGTAATGAAGACGGGACGCGCAAACGTATTGGCGATTGCCGTTTCATGAGGCGCACCAAAATCGTCGCCGAATTCGATATCGTCAAAACCTTGTTCTTTCAGCATGTCAATCGCTTCCGTATATTTTACACGCGGGAACGGGGCTTGAATGTTTTCGAGAACCGTCAAGTCACGCTCGAGCAACTCGAGCTCTGGACGACAGTTTTTCAAAGCCGATTGAACAAGATGCGACACATAGTTTTCCTGAACTTCGAGATTCATGTCGTGATCATAAAACGCCATCTCCGGCTCCATCATCCAGAACTCGATCAAGTGGCGGCGTGTCTTTGATTTTTCGGCACGGAACGTCGGACCGAATGAGAAGACTTTGCCGAGTGCCATCGCGGCTGCTTCCATATAAAGCTGACCGGATTGCGACAAGTAGGCATCTTCGTCAAAATATTTCGTATGGAACAATTCAGTTGTTCCTTCCGGTGCACTGCCGGTTAAAATCGGAGGATCAACTTTAATGAATCCTTCTTGGTTAAAGAATTCATATGTCGCCCGAATCAGTTCGTTCCGGACAACCATGACGGCATGTTGACGTTTCGATCGTAACCAGAGGTGACGGTTATCCATCAGGAAATCCGTTCCGTGCGCTTTTGGTGTAATCGGATAATCGACCGCTTCATGAATCACTTCGATCGCTGTGATTTCCATTTCGTGACCGATTGCTGTCCGTCCACCATCCGACTTGATGACGCCAGTCACCCACATTGATGTTTCCTGCGTCAAGCCTTTCGCCGTTTTGAACAATTCTTCCCCGACTGTTTCCTTGACGACGACTCCTTGCATGAATCCTGAACCATCGCGTAATTGAAGAAACGCGATTTTTCCGCTCGAACGTTTATTTGCGAGCCAGCAGCCAATCGTGATTTCCTCGCCTACGTATTTCTCTACATCCCGAATCATTGCTTTCAAAAGTCAACATCCTCTCTCTATTAAACGGCCGTATGTGCCGTGATAAATCCTTCGATCCGGTCTAATGCTTCAAGTACCCGTTTCGGGTCTGTCGCATACGATAACCGGACATATTCTGGTGCGCCGAAGCCGGAGCCCGGAATCAGGGCGACCTTAGCTTCCGACAAGACCGCTGTGCACCAATCATCGACGTTTGAGAAGCCACACATTTCGGCTGCCCGTAAGGCATGTGGGAACAGGTAAAAAGCACCTTCCGGCTTCAGGCAGGTTAAGCCTGGAATTTGAATCAACCGGTCGTAAATTTGTTCCAAGCGTTCTTCAAACACAACACGCATCGCCTCGACCGGTGCGTCACCTTCCGCATAGGCTGCGACCGATGCCGCTTGCGCGATCGATGTCGGATTTGAAGTCGAATGACTGGCAAGGTTCGTCATCGCACTGATGATGTCTTTCGGTCCGATGGCATAACCAATCCGCCAGCCTGTCATGGCATGCGATTTCGACACGCCGTTGATGATGACCGTCCGCTCGCGCATATGTGGTAACGTCGCAATCGATAAATGCGTCACACCGTTGTATAACAGCTTTTCGTAAATTTCATCACTGATGACAAGCAAATTGTGGGCAATCGCCACATCTGCGACCATTTCAAGTTCTTCCTTCGTGTAGA
This region includes:
- a CDS encoding pyridoxal phosphate-dependent aminotransferase, translated to MLSKRVQQLTPSTTLAITAKAKALREEGQDIIGLGAGEPDFNTPEFIIQAAFAAAEAGDTKYTPSGGTVALKDAIIEKTRRDLWVSYDRSEVMVASGAKHALSTLFQAILDPGDEVIVPAPYWVSYPEQIKLSDGVPVILETTEASRFKVTRDLLEQHITPKTKALVLNSPSNPTGMVYTKEELEMVADVAIAHNLLVISDEIYEKLLYNGVTHLSIATLPHMRERTVIINGVSKSHAMTGWRIGYAIGPKDIISAMTNLASHSTSNPTSIAQAASVAAYAEGDAPVEAMRVVFEERLEQIYDRLIQIPGLTCLKPEGAFYLFPHALRAAEMCGFSNVDDWCTAVLSEAKVALIPGSGFGAPEYVRLSYATDPKRVLEALDRIEGFITAHTAV
- the asnS gene encoding asparagine--tRNA ligase, which codes for MKAMIRDVEKYVGEEITIGCWLANKRSSGKIAFLQLRDGSGFMQGVVVKETVGEELFKTAKGLTQETSMWVTGVIKSDGGRTAIGHEMEITAIEVIHEAVDYPITPKAHGTDFLMDNRHLWLRSKRQHAVMVVRNELIRATYEFFNQEGFIKVDPPILTGSAPEGTTELFHTKYFDEDAYLSQSGQLYMEAAAMALGKVFSFGPTFRAEKSKTRRHLIEFWMMEPEMAFYDHDMNLEVQENYVSHLVQSALKNCRPELELLERDLTVLENIQAPFPRVKYTEAIDMLKEQGFDDIEFGDDFGAPHETAIANTFARPVFITHWPKAIKPFYMKEDPENPGFVLCDDLIAPEGYGEIVGGSQREEDYEKLLAGMKEHDLDETGAYKWYLETRKYGSVPHSGFGLGLERTVAWITGVEHVRETIPFPRLLNRLYP